A stretch of the Sebaldella sp. S0638 genome encodes the following:
- a CDS encoding GDP-mannose 4,6-dehydratase, translating into MKTYLVTGGAGFIGSHLVKRLLEQGNRVINVDNFNEYYHYSIKVKNVLNSTGKKAPDNVDEIRVEELHDLKKTVDSENYTLEIVDITNMSILEEVFQKNKIDTVIHLAAMAGVRPSIENPMLYEKVNVKGTMNILELMKKYNIKKFICASSSSVYGNNEKVPFSETDNVDKAISPYAATKKSCEVIAHSYHHLYNIDTIMLRFFTVYGPGQRPDLAIHKFTKLIYEDKEIPFFGDGDTQRDYTYIDDIIDGVLRSADYAENNTGVYEIFNLGESQTISLKEMVATIEKVIGKEALLNKLPMQPGDVNRTFADISKAKRMLGYDPDTKFEDGIRKFVEWYKNSILEA; encoded by the coding sequence ATGAAAACATATTTAGTAACCGGAGGAGCCGGATTTATAGGATCACACCTTGTAAAAAGATTATTAGAACAGGGAAACAGAGTTATAAATGTAGATAATTTTAATGAGTATTATCATTACAGTATAAAAGTAAAAAATGTCTTGAATTCTACAGGGAAGAAAGCACCTGACAATGTTGACGAAATAAGGGTAGAGGAACTTCATGACCTGAAAAAAACAGTTGATTCTGAAAATTACACTCTGGAGATAGTTGATATTACAAATATGAGTATTCTGGAAGAAGTTTTTCAGAAAAATAAAATAGATACTGTAATACATCTTGCTGCAATGGCAGGAGTAAGACCTTCTATTGAAAACCCGATGCTATATGAAAAAGTAAACGTAAAAGGAACAATGAATATTCTCGAATTAATGAAGAAATACAATATAAAGAAATTCATATGTGCATCTTCATCATCAGTATACGGGAATAACGAAAAAGTGCCTTTCAGCGAAACTGATAATGTGGATAAAGCAATTTCACCATATGCGGCAACTAAAAAATCATGCGAAGTTATTGCACATTCTTATCATCATTTATACAATATTGATACAATAATGTTAAGATTTTTCACAGTATACGGTCCGGGACAGAGACCTGACCTTGCAATTCATAAATTTACAAAACTTATTTATGAAGATAAGGAAATACCATTCTTTGGGGATGGAGATACACAGAGAGATTATACATATATTGATGATATAATAGACGGAGTTTTGAGATCGGCAGATTACGCAGAAAATAACACAGGTGTATATGAGATATTTAATTTAGGAGAATCTCAGACTATAAGCCTGAAAGAAATGGTAGCAACTATTGAAAAAGTTATCGGGAAAGAGGCTCTGCTAAATAAACTGCCAATGCAGCCCGGTGATGTGAACAGAACTTTTGCAGATATCAGCAAGGCAAAGAGAATGTTAGGATATGATCCTGATACAAAATTTGAAGATGGAATAAGAAAATTTGTAGAATGGTATAAAAATAGTATTTTGGAGGCATAA